One Candidatus Limnocylindrales bacterium genomic region harbors:
- the sufC gene encoding Fe-S cluster assembly ATPase SufC: MLKIRDLRVAVEDKEILKGINLEVHAGEVHAIMGPNGSGKSTLAQVLAGRETYRVTHGEVLYEGKDLLKMPPEERAREGIFLAFQYPIEIPGISNSYFLKAALNAIRKHKGLEELDAMEFLTLAKQKLKIVEMDPGFLNRPVNEGFSGGEKKRNEIFQMAILEPKLAILDETDSGLDIDALKIVANGINKLRSKDNAIILVTHYQRLLNYVIPDYVHVLFDGRIIKSGGKELALELEEKGYDWIKEEVETVRS; this comes from the coding sequence ATGTTAAAAATACGTGATCTGCGAGTAGCTGTCGAGGATAAAGAAATTCTCAAAGGAATCAATCTGGAAGTCCATGCCGGAGAAGTCCATGCGATTATGGGTCCAAACGGCTCGGGAAAAAGTACCCTGGCCCAGGTCCTGGCAGGACGTGAGACCTACCGGGTAACCCATGGAGAGGTCCTTTATGAAGGAAAAGATTTGCTGAAGATGCCTCCCGAGGAGCGGGCTCGGGAAGGGATTTTCCTTGCATTTCAATATCCTATTGAAATTCCAGGAATTAGCAACAGCTATTTCCTGAAAGCTGCACTCAATGCCATCCGAAAGCATAAAGGCCTCGAAGAGTTGGATGCCATGGAGTTCCTTACCCTGGCAAAACAAAAATTAAAGATTGTTGAAATGGATCCAGGTTTTCTGAATCGCCCGGTTAATGAAGGCTTCTCAGGAGGCGAAAAGAAGCGTAACGAAATATTCCAGATGGCTATATTGGAACCTAAACTGGCTATACTAGATGAAACAGACTCCGGATTGGATATCGATGCCCTCAAAATTGTAGCTAACGGTATCAACAAACTCAGAAGTAAGGATAATGCGATTATTCTGGTAACCCATTATCAGCGATTGTTAAATTATGTGATTCCTGACTATGTCCACGTTCTATTTGATGGACGTATTATTAAATCGGGTGGAAAAGAACTGGCTCTAGAACTTGAAGAAAAGGGATACGATTGGATTAAAGAAGAAGTTGAGACCGTTCGTAGTTAA
- a CDS encoding STAS domain-containing protein, translated as MDEKVKVDVRKLEDVAIIDMRGDVTSLADVPLQGAMESVFGEGIKKVIFNFTDVSYINSSGIAILIGIVTGYNAKGINFKVYGLTPHFKKIFGMIGLTQYAPVLKSEEEALKNFA; from the coding sequence ATGGATGAAAAAGTTAAAGTAGATGTAAGGAAATTGGAGGATGTGGCCATTATCGATATGAGGGGAGATGTAACTTCCCTTGCGGACGTACCTTTACAGGGTGCCATGGAAAGCGTCTTCGGTGAGGGGATTAAAAAAGTTATTTTTAATTTTACCGATGTAAGTTATATCAACAGCAGTGGGATTGCCATATTAATTGGGATCGTAACGGGTTACAATGCTAAAGGGATTAATTTTAAGGTTTATGGGCTGACTCCGCATTTTAAAAAGATTTTTGGAATGATCGGGCTAACCCAGTATGCTCCTGTTTTGAAGTCGGAGGAAGAAGCCTTAAAAAATTTTGCCTAG
- a CDS encoding DUF59 domain-containing protein, translating into MMSTPVTEEQVVEVLKTCYDPEIPVNIYELGLIYEVKINPSNEVFIKMTLTTPHCPAAASLPFEVESKVKSIPGVTDAKVDVVWEPMWNPSMMSEAAKLELGIL; encoded by the coding sequence ATGATGAGTACACCCGTAACTGAAGAACAGGTCGTTGAGGTACTAAAAACCTGTTATGATCCAGAAATTCCGGTGAATATCTACGAATTGGGACTTATTTACGAGGTAAAGATCAATCCCTCCAACGAAGTGTTCATTAAAATGACCCTTACGACACCTCATTGTCCGGCAGCAGCTTCTCTACCCTTTGAAGTTGAAAGCAAGGTGAAATCTATTCCTGGAGTGACCGATGCAAAGGTCGACGTCGTATGGGAACCCATGTGGAACCCAAGTATGATGTCAGAAGCTGCGAAGTTGGAACTGGGAATCTTATGA
- the sufB gene encoding Fe-S cluster assembly protein SufB — translation MNNETSTLETLTSQEYKYGFVTEIEEETVPKGLNEDIIRLISSKKKEPDFLLEWRLKAYRHWLTMKEPKWANVHYPPIDYQDIIYYAAPKRRPKWNSLEEVDPELLRTFERLGIPLEEQKRLSGVAVDAVFDSVSVATTYKEKLAELGIIFCSFSEAVQNYPDLVQRYLGSVVPYTDNFFAALNSAVFSDGSFCYIPKGVRCPMELSTYFRINASETGQFERTLIIAEEGAYVSYLEGCTAPMRDENQLHAAVVELIAHKNAEIKYSTVQNWYPGDKDGKGGIYNFVTKRGLCLGDNSKISWTQVETGSAITWKYPSVILKGDNSVGEFYSVALTNNYQQADTGTKMIHIGKNTRSTVISKGISAGHGNNTYRGLIKIMKNASGARNYSQCDSLLIGDKCGAHTFPYIEVRNNSARLEHEATTSKIGEDQLFYCNQRGLSTEDAVNLIVNGYCKEVFRHLPMEFAVEAQKLLALSLEGSVG, via the coding sequence ATGAATAATGAGACGAGCACCCTGGAAACTTTAACGAGCCAGGAATATAAATATGGATTTGTAACAGAAATCGAGGAGGAGACTGTTCCTAAGGGATTGAATGAGGACATTATTCGTTTAATCTCTTCCAAAAAGAAGGAACCGGATTTCCTGCTGGAGTGGCGGTTAAAGGCTTATCGACACTGGCTGACCATGAAAGAGCCGAAGTGGGCCAATGTTCACTATCCGCCCATTGATTATCAGGACATTATTTATTATGCGGCTCCGAAACGGAGACCTAAGTGGAACAGCCTCGAAGAAGTAGATCCCGAGCTGTTACGTACCTTTGAGAGGTTAGGTATCCCGCTGGAAGAGCAAAAGCGACTGAGCGGTGTGGCCGTTGATGCGGTTTTTGATAGCGTCTCGGTGGCAACTACCTATAAGGAAAAACTTGCGGAGTTAGGGATTATTTTCTGTTCCTTTTCCGAAGCGGTTCAAAATTATCCGGATCTGGTTCAGAGATATCTCGGCTCTGTAGTGCCGTATACAGATAACTTCTTCGCGGCATTGAATTCGGCTGTTTTCAGTGATGGGTCCTTCTGTTACATCCCCAAGGGAGTACGCTGTCCCATGGAGTTATCGACTTACTTCCGCATCAATGCTTCAGAAACCGGTCAATTTGAGCGTACCCTTATCATTGCCGAGGAAGGAGCGTATGTATCCTATTTAGAGGGTTGTACAGCTCCCATGCGGGATGAGAATCAATTACATGCAGCGGTGGTGGAATTAATTGCCCATAAGAATGCAGAAATCAAATATTCCACCGTCCAGAACTGGTACCCGGGTGATAAAGACGGTAAGGGAGGAATTTATAATTTTGTAACCAAACGGGGTCTATGCCTGGGAGACAACTCTAAAATTTCCTGGACGCAGGTGGAGACCGGTTCGGCCATTACCTGGAAGTACCCCAGTGTAATCTTAAAGGGAGATAATTCCGTAGGTGAATTCTACTCGGTGGCCCTCACCAATAATTATCAGCAGGCGGATACAGGTACCAAGATGATTCACATTGGAAAGAATACCCGCAGTACCGTCATTTCCAAAGGAATCTCGGCGGGTCATGGGAATAACACTTATCGAGGTTTGATTAAAATTATGAAAAATGCTTCAGGAGCCCGGAATTATTCCCAGTGTGACTCTTTATTAATTGGAGACAAGTGCGGGGCCCATACCTTTCCATATATCGAAGTAAGAAATAATTCGGCGCGGTTAGAACATGAAGCGACCACCTCAAAGATTGGGGAAGATCAACTCTTTTACTGTAATCAGCGGGGCCTCTCTACAGAAGATGCAGTGAATTTGATCGTCAACGGATACTGTAAAGAGGTGTTTCGCCATTTACCCATGGAATTTGCAGTGGAAGCCCAGAAACTCCTGGCGTTAAGTCTTGAAGGAAGTGTCGGTTAG
- a CDS encoding DUF5050 domain-containing protein, whose product MKQCWFLPIFILISLLIIGCRDQTSSPHKSSKKGASVQEATPQVVQPVSNQPSPNNQGHLPGKIVFQSNRDGDFEIFVINPDGSGLKQLTFNKAEDEYPTWSPDRSKILFVSNRDGHWNVYVMNADGSNQTRLTDNKTDYASPTWSPDGKQILFDSKETSRWGIYIMNSDGTNKRPYKVESPWKENILANWSPDGSKVAFTSKRLMGWQVHVMNADGSNEKQLTNASGSCRPHFSPDSKKIAYVSTEGDGKGDIWIMDPDGSNKTRVTTDPNYDYHPSWSPDGTKIVYANTTDKKNADWNLFIVNVDGSNPVQLTNDRSVNNHPDWK is encoded by the coding sequence ATGAAACAGTGTTGGTTCCTTCCGATATTTATTTTAATCTCCCTTCTTATCATAGGATGCCGGGATCAAACCTCATCTCCTCATAAGTCGTCCAAAAAAGGGGCTTCGGTTCAGGAGGCTACTCCTCAGGTTGTCCAGCCTGTATCTAATCAACCCTCTCCGAACAACCAGGGGCATCTGCCAGGTAAGATTGTCTTCCAATCCAATCGAGATGGGGATTTTGAAATCTTTGTCATCAATCCGGATGGAAGCGGATTAAAACAGCTCACCTTTAATAAGGCCGAGGATGAATATCCCACCTGGTCACCGGATCGGAGTAAAATCCTTTTTGTTTCAAACCGGGATGGACATTGGAATGTCTATGTCATGAATGCAGATGGAAGCAATCAGACCCGACTGACTGATAATAAGACCGATTATGCTTCTCCGACCTGGTCTCCCGACGGCAAGCAGATTCTCTTTGATTCCAAGGAGACTTCTCGTTGGGGTATTTATATCATGAACAGTGATGGAACCAATAAGAGACCTTATAAGGTAGAAAGTCCCTGGAAAGAGAATATTTTGGCAAACTGGTCTCCTGACGGCTCTAAAGTTGCTTTCACATCTAAAAGGCTTATGGGATGGCAGGTCCATGTGATGAATGCCGATGGTAGCAATGAAAAACAACTCACCAACGCCAGTGGAAGTTGCAGACCTCATTTTTCTCCGGATAGTAAAAAAATAGCCTATGTCTCCACGGAAGGGGATGGAAAAGGAGACATCTGGATTATGGATCCCGACGGGAGCAATAAAACCCGGGTCACCACCGATCCGAATTATGATTATCATCCTTCTTGGTCTCCAGACGGAACCAAAATTGTTTATGCCAATACAACCGACAAAAAAAACGCCGACTGGAATCTTTTTATCGTCAATGTGGATGGAAGTAACCCCGTTCAACTCACCAACGATAGGAGCGTCAATAACCACCCCGATTGGAAATAG
- a CDS encoding cysteine desulfurase, giving the protein MKASYNLTTPNITEQLTPRPSTQFRTGFDVEKIREDFPILKQRVHGKPLVYLDNAATTQKPRVVIEAIQKYYTEENANVHRGVHFLSEKATQAYEGARSRIRRFINASKDREIIFVRGATEGINLVVNSYGRKYLQPGDEIIISAMEHHSNIVPWQILCEEKGTKLRIIPMNDAGELLIDEYEKLLNERTKFVSVVQISNSLGTINPVRQIIQMAHNYGIPVLIDGAQAVQHIPVDVKDLDCDFYVFSGHKIFGPTGIGVLYGKERLLEAMPPYQGGGDMILSVTFEKTTYNTLPAKFEAGTPHIEGGIGLGVAIDYVSKIGLDTIAAYEHELLQYATEALSEIEGLRIIGTAKEKASVLSFVLEGVHPHDMGTILDTEGIAIRTGHHCTQPVMQRFGIPATARASLAFYNTKEDIDALVRGIYKVKEIFGS; this is encoded by the coding sequence ATGAAAGCCAGTTACAACCTAACCACACCAAACATTACCGAACAGCTAACTCCGCGACCTTCGACTCAGTTCCGAACAGGGTTTGATGTGGAAAAAATCAGGGAAGACTTCCCTATTTTAAAACAGCGAGTCCATGGTAAACCCCTTGTCTATCTCGACAATGCAGCCACCACTCAGAAACCCCGGGTAGTTATAGAGGCCATACAGAAATATTACACGGAAGAAAATGCTAATGTTCATCGAGGTGTTCATTTCCTGAGTGAAAAGGCTACCCAGGCCTATGAAGGGGCCCGGTCCAGGATAAGACGGTTTATAAATGCTTCCAAGGATAGAGAGATTATTTTCGTTCGCGGTGCCACCGAAGGAATCAATCTGGTTGTAAACAGCTACGGGAGAAAGTACCTACAGCCGGGAGATGAAATCATCATTTCGGCCATGGAACACCACTCCAATATTGTTCCCTGGCAGATACTCTGTGAAGAAAAAGGGACTAAACTACGGATTATTCCCATGAATGATGCAGGGGAATTGTTGATCGACGAGTACGAGAAGCTTCTAAACGAAAGAACAAAATTTGTTTCGGTCGTTCAGATATCCAACTCCTTAGGTACCATTAATCCCGTTCGCCAAATTATCCAGATGGCCCATAACTACGGGATTCCGGTTTTAATCGATGGAGCGCAGGCCGTACAACACATTCCGGTAGATGTAAAAGATCTGGATTGTGACTTCTATGTCTTTTCAGGGCATAAAATCTTCGGCCCTACGGGTATTGGTGTCCTGTACGGCAAAGAAAGATTGCTGGAAGCCATGCCCCCCTACCAGGGTGGTGGTGACATGATCCTTTCGGTTACCTTTGAGAAAACGACTTATAACACGTTACCGGCTAAATTTGAAGCAGGTACGCCCCATATCGAGGGGGGTATCGGACTTGGAGTCGCCATTGATTACGTGAGTAAAATTGGATTGGATACCATCGCCGCTTATGAGCACGAATTGCTTCAATATGCCACAGAAGCCCTATCTGAAATCGAAGGTTTACGTATTATCGGAACGGCTAAGGAGAAAGCAAGTGTTTTGTCCTTTGTCCTGGAAGGCGTACACCCCCATGATATGGGTACAATCTTAGATACCGAAGGGATTGCCATCCGCACCGGCCATCACTGTACCCAGCCGGTGATGCAACGCTTTGGGATACCGGCCACTGCCCGAGCATCACTGGCTTTTTACAATACAAAAGAGGATATCGACGCCCTGGTTAGGGGAATTTATAAGGTTAAGGAAATATTCGGATCCTAG
- a CDS encoding VWA domain-containing protein, with protein MPRTFEYYSGPSRSPDTASLLEEFKVRFLDKAADGYSPEETLDRMLEEDRQQDKGIYAGNRRIRLKDVFSRRIQEKLYSSKGLSEEGGAGGEGLEGGSKPSTLADELGKPGGGSFISKKGTRPKAPYPPEEVESDFYKPVPDKGEEVWADHAIKSRALQELKKMQYLDEKGRLTSKALQEMGQRLLRTVFQDLKKAGFGLHETPEKGMGLIKAHETKPYEYGDLFRVNIVQSLLNGVRRNAQVPVRLNVEDFRIDLLQHQSNTATVLIVDRSESMSHDNRIVAVRKTSLALFQLITSLYPGDQIWVVGMDSTAELIHPSQLYSLIQERLWTNMEAALRLSRKLLQKYPYHLKQIIMVTDGHPTICSLEGKLYKNPFRPIDDIIARKTLREVELCTMKGIRLHIIMLAQDKDLADFANRMAKINRGNVYYVEPDQLSKFLLVSYATESLSRERKLKN; from the coding sequence ATGCCACGTACCTTCGAATATTATTCCGGTCCTTCCCGCTCTCCAGATACTGCTTCTCTGTTGGAGGAATTTAAAGTCCGCTTTTTAGATAAAGCTGCCGATGGATATTCTCCTGAAGAAACTCTGGATCGAATGTTGGAAGAAGACAGGCAGCAAGACAAAGGAATCTATGCTGGAAATCGTCGGATCCGACTTAAGGATGTTTTCTCCAGGAGAATTCAAGAGAAGTTATACTCTTCAAAGGGCCTTTCAGAGGAAGGTGGAGCCGGTGGGGAAGGGTTAGAGGGAGGATCAAAACCTTCGACCCTGGCCGATGAATTGGGAAAGCCCGGGGGCGGAAGCTTTATTTCGAAAAAAGGGACCCGACCCAAAGCCCCCTATCCACCTGAGGAGGTGGAATCCGATTTTTATAAACCTGTTCCGGATAAAGGAGAGGAGGTATGGGCTGATCATGCCATTAAATCAAGGGCTTTACAAGAACTGAAAAAGATGCAGTACCTAGATGAAAAAGGCCGGCTGACCTCTAAAGCTTTGCAGGAGATGGGACAACGCTTACTCAGAACCGTTTTTCAAGATTTAAAAAAAGCCGGATTCGGTTTACATGAGACCCCTGAAAAAGGTATGGGACTCATCAAAGCCCATGAAACAAAACCCTATGAATATGGAGATCTTTTTCGGGTTAATATCGTTCAATCTCTCCTTAACGGAGTCCGGCGTAATGCGCAGGTACCTGTCCGACTGAATGTAGAAGATTTTAGAATTGACCTCTTGCAACATCAATCCAACACGGCAACCGTCCTTATTGTAGATCGTAGTGAAAGTATGTCCCACGATAACCGTATCGTTGCGGTCAGGAAAACCAGCCTGGCATTGTTTCAACTCATTACCAGCTTATATCCGGGAGATCAGATTTGGGTAGTTGGAATGGATAGCACGGCAGAGTTGATCCACCCCTCCCAGCTTTACTCTCTGATTCAGGAACGTCTCTGGACCAACATGGAAGCAGCTTTACGCCTCTCCAGGAAGCTTCTCCAGAAATATCCTTACCATCTTAAACAAATTATCATGGTTACCGATGGACATCCCACCATATGCAGCCTGGAGGGAAAATTATATAAAAATCCTTTCCGTCCGATCGATGATATTATTGCAAGAAAAACGCTTCGGGAAGTCGAGTTATGTACCATGAAGGGGATCCGGCTACACATTATCATGCTGGCCCAGGACAAAGACCTGGCCGATTTTGCCAATCGTATGGCAAAGATCAATCGAGGAAACGTTTACTATGTGGAACCGGATCAGTTGAGTAAATTCTTGCTGGTAAGTTACGCTACCGAAAGTCTCTCCCGAGAGAGAAAACTAAAAAATTGA
- a CDS encoding SUF system NifU family Fe-S cluster assembly protein, with amino-acid sequence MDELRELYQQVILDHNKNPRNFRKIEGANRKVEGYNPLCGDHYFIYMQLEEDVIKDLSFEGEGCAISKASASLMSSVLKGKTKAEAERLFQRFHEVVTGQLDPTDHLEELGKLAVFAGVSEFPVRVKCATLAWHTMHAALNGRCETVSTE; translated from the coding sequence ATGGACGAACTGCGCGAACTGTACCAGCAGGTGATATTGGATCATAATAAAAATCCGCGCAATTTTCGTAAAATAGAAGGAGCAAATCGGAAAGTCGAAGGGTATAATCCGCTTTGTGGAGATCACTACTTCATCTACATGCAGCTTGAGGAAGATGTGATTAAAGACCTGAGTTTTGAAGGAGAAGGTTGCGCTATCTCCAAGGCCTCAGCTTCCTTGATGAGCTCGGTGTTAAAGGGAAAAACCAAAGCTGAAGCTGAGAGGCTTTTCCAGAGATTTCATGAAGTGGTTACAGGCCAATTAGACCCAACCGATCACCTGGAAGAGTTGGGGAAACTTGCAGTCTTTGCAGGGGTTTCCGAGTTCCCGGTTCGGGTTAAATGTGCAACCCTTGCCTGGCATACCATGCACGCAGCCTTAAATGGGAGGTGTGAAACGGTATCAACAGAATAA
- the sufD gene encoding Fe-S cluster assembly protein SufD — protein sequence MRVTENQQWYLSNFQAFEKNLNGDQASPIHKIRKTAISRFVELGFPTVHDEEWKYTDVSPIVERTFKPTFAEAEATRGLPPLTTQDIQPFTLEEAGYHRIVFVNGYYSQELSHLHPLAKGVQIGSLATAIEKDPTTLARYLSVGVGFPYSYEDNGFTALNTAFIRDGAFVYIPDGVIVEIPIHLLFIGIGDSEATSGDKTAPLFQPRNLIITGKNSQVALIESYVSPTSGSYFTNTITEVVMGENAVVDYYKLQDESLEAFHIGTIQVRQGRSSNFSSHALSFGGRLVRNNITVVFEAEGGECTLNGLYVVTGRQHVDNHTMIDHARPHCTSNELYKGILDGKSRGVFNGKILVRPDAQKTNAHQTNKNLLLSDEALIDTKPQLEIFANDVKCSHGATIGQLEEDPIFYLRSRGVDREMARTILTYAFASDIISRIKLEAIRTDIDRRLLSRFGK from the coding sequence ATGCGAGTTACCGAGAATCAACAATGGTACCTTTCAAACTTCCAGGCATTTGAGAAGAATCTCAACGGAGATCAGGCGTCACCGATTCATAAGATTCGTAAGACGGCTATTTCTCGATTTGTTGAACTTGGTTTTCCCACTGTTCACGATGAAGAGTGGAAATACACGGATGTTTCTCCTATTGTCGAGCGTACCTTCAAACCGACCTTTGCAGAGGCAGAAGCGACTCGCGGGTTACCTCCCTTGACTACCCAGGACATTCAACCTTTCACGCTGGAAGAGGCCGGATACCATCGAATTGTTTTTGTAAATGGTTACTATTCCCAGGAGCTTTCGCACCTGCATCCCCTTGCAAAGGGGGTTCAAATAGGAAGCCTGGCTACAGCCATCGAAAAGGATCCCACGACTCTGGCCAGGTATTTATCGGTAGGAGTAGGATTTCCGTACTCTTATGAAGATAATGGATTTACAGCACTCAATACGGCTTTTATTCGAGACGGAGCTTTTGTATATATTCCGGATGGTGTGATTGTTGAAATCCCCATCCATCTGTTATTCATCGGGATCGGCGATTCAGAGGCCACCTCAGGAGATAAAACGGCCCCCCTTTTTCAACCTCGAAATCTCATCATCACAGGTAAAAACAGTCAGGTGGCTTTGATCGAAAGTTATGTAAGTCCTACCTCTGGTTCTTATTTTACCAATACCATTACAGAAGTTGTGATGGGGGAAAACGCGGTGGTAGATTATTATAAGCTTCAAGATGAGAGTCTGGAGGCTTTCCACATTGGGACTATACAGGTGCGTCAGGGAAGGAGTAGTAATTTTTCATCCCATGCGTTATCCTTTGGGGGGAGACTTGTTCGAAACAATATAACTGTTGTGTTCGAAGCAGAAGGTGGTGAATGTACTTTGAATGGCCTTTATGTGGTAACCGGTCGGCAGCATGTGGATAACCATACCATGATCGATCACGCAAGACCTCACTGTACCAGCAATGAATTATACAAAGGCATACTGGATGGAAAGTCGAGGGGGGTATTTAACGGAAAGATCCTGGTTCGACCCGATGCGCAAAAAACTAACGCCCATCAAACAAACAAAAATCTTTTGCTCTCCGATGAAGCTTTAATCGACACAAAACCTCAGTTGGAAATTTTTGCCAATGATGTAAAGTGTAGTCATGGAGCTACCATAGGCCAATTGGAAGAAGATCCCATCTTTTATCTCCGTTCCCGGGGAGTGGATCGAGAGATGGCTCGCACAATTCTGACCTACGCTTTTGCCAGTGATATCATCAGCCGTATTAAGCTCGAAGCAATCCGAACCGATATCGACAGGAGGTTATTATCCCGGTTTGGAAAATAA
- a CDS encoding Rrf2 family transcriptional regulator, whose translation MKITAQEEYGLRCILQLAHYPPGEPVSVTEIAEKEGLSTDYVTKLLILLRRAGLVESIRGVNGGYTLTKSPENILMIDVLQALDEDSFFYHETGELDLCKQFPGKLEECTHVKQCGIRPVWYSLMKYIYTVFGHITLAHLMREEKGKEFLNRAMEPQQELIQISEGSG comes from the coding sequence ATGAAAATCACGGCACAAGAAGAATATGGGTTGCGTTGTATTCTGCAACTGGCCCATTATCCTCCCGGTGAGCCGGTATCGGTCACTGAAATTGCCGAGAAGGAAGGTCTTTCCACAGATTATGTAACGAAACTTCTGATTCTCCTACGACGGGCAGGTTTGGTTGAAAGTATTCGAGGGGTTAACGGGGGTTATACACTGACTAAAAGTCCCGAAAATATCCTGATGATAGATGTCTTACAGGCTCTGGACGAAGACTCTTTTTTCTACCATGAAACCGGCGAATTGGATCTCTGTAAGCAATTCCCCGGAAAGCTTGAGGAATGTACCCACGTGAAACAGTGTGGTATTCGTCCCGTATGGTATTCCCTCATGAAATATATCTACACTGTATTTGGTCATATCACGCTGGCGCACCTCATGAGAGAAGAAAAAGGAAAAGAATTCCTGAATAGGGCAATGGAACCTCAGCAAGAGCTGATTCAGATCAGTGAGGGTTCCGGTTAA